The genome window AATGTGCACAAGTATTTGGCTTGTTCATGTCTAAACTGGTTTAATGTGCTTAGGAATATAATGCTTAGCTACAATTTCTCATATGAAATTTAAATGTGTCCTGCTCAAAGATGCAGTGTGGTTGATTGCCTAATTGGCTGTTTTCGCGAGTTAGCTACGTTTCTGTTTCTGTTGCTGTTGCATATAAGAATAGTGATAatgtggtttttatttttacttatctGGATGAAAGGTAGTAGTTTGGCATGACTCTTCCATGGCACTCTGAAATTATCTCTTAGTAGTCATTAATAAATCCTGTTTACATTGCAGCAATTGCAACGGTAGTCTCAGTAGCAGAAATTCTTAAGAACAATGGACTGGCAGTTGAGAAGAGTAAGAACATTTCTGAAGAAAATAGTTGTTTCCTTGCCATAACATAAGTTAGTTATTAATTATGAACAGTGAAGAATCCCTTTGAAAATCTTTATCTATTGTTGGTTTGGGTTTCTATGAAATGCTGAAGCAAATATAATGGTTGCATTGCAGAGATTATGACATCAACTGTTGATGTCAAAGATGATTCAAGAGGGCGGCCAATCTCAAAAGCCAAAGTAAGTTCTGTTTTCTAGGTTTTAAAATACTATCTACCACGTAGGGATTGGTTTAACACTTTAGGATGCTTGAAAATGTTGCCTTATATACTACTTAGCATAGGTAGTTGGTCTGTACTCTTTGAATGCGCTATGATATAATACCTACCGTACATGCAGCCTTGCTTTTTGGTACTCTAGTGGGGGATAGCGATGGGGGGATTTGAGCTACTGTTCTTTAAGTCTAAGAGGCTTCACCTTAGCTAACTAAGCTAAGGGTCACTATGGATGATTATGGATTTATGGATATGAGTCATCTACAATCAATTTACATAGGgattattttcttaaataagTTCAAGCTTGTTTGCACCTCCATAATTTATAATCTTTGCCGAATATGCCCAAAGTGGACTAGTTATTTAATGCATATTCTCGATAACCATTTTAAATAAGCTTTAAGTTGCATAAAAATAGATCATCCTCCATTAGTAGTGAGTTTTCCCCAATTACTAATTTATATAAATGTACCATTCAATCGCCATAATTTCTGTGGCGAACTGTTGTAGCTCATTAAATTTAAATGATTGTTGCTTGAGTGCATGGCCACCTCATTAACATTGACCAATTGATTACTTCATGAACTTGACAATCTCTGTTCTTTGCATTTTCAGATTGAGATAGTACTGGGGAAGACtgataaatttgatgaaatAATGGCAACAGCTGCTGAGGACCATGGAAATGGTCAAGAGGAGAATTGATGACCGCTTCAgctttgtcttttttttctttttttttttttttttgggtcttgGTTTTCATGTATGCTTGGTTAGAGTAAGTTTAGTGTTTGgcatttattgttttaattgtttaaaaaaaattgagaacaTTCAGGTCCCCAGTTTGGCTCCTGTGAGAAAGGAAACTTATCTTGTCAAAGCTATTGGTAGTGAACTTGAAAAGCAAGCGATACCTATATATCTATCTCAGAGTTTTCTTTTAAATTCATTGATTTTCGGCATTTCATCTTTGATGGATTTGATTCTGATTCCAGCTCTTATCTTTGTACtatatacaatattaatttaataaataagtgAAGAGAAGTCATTTATGAGGATATGTAATAATGCAAAGAAATGAACTGTTGGCGCATGATACACATAGTGAGGGTTTAGTGAGACATTTTGGTATTGCTAAAACTTATGAAATCTTGCAAGAGCATTTTTAttggcaaaaaaaaagaagaaacatgATGTGCACAAAggtgttaatatatatatgcattgtgTATCAAAGGGCTAAATCTAGAATTATATCCCTTGATTTATATCTATTAAAGCTGAGTATGGATCCACcaaatttgtttaaattgagTCCGCATTTGTTAAAAGTGGATGGGATGCAAATTCACACATACTAGGGACCTCGATCGTGTCTTGCGACGTGGTACACGGATGATAGTTTGGTAGGAAAGCTCTACACCTAGCAAGACACATGACTGTGGATGACGGAGTGTTGTAGTCCACGCACTTATCCATGACATGCGGCCTCGAGGGTAATATAAAATTAGGGGTAGGGGGTGATGTCCAATTCAGACCATCGAACATCAACTCTATGCATGTTCTATTTGACTTCTTCCTTACTCAAATGAGTAGTGTgctagcaatcattattgcatagacCGTGATTCACACAGCTGTATAGACCATGGttcaaaaacacataaagtatattattctaactcataattaaagaaataaaaaattggtTTACCTACCATTTATCATATctgtaaaatactaaaatttggAGAATTGACCAAAATGTGCTGGGAGCAAAGTGTTCCATCAAGACACCATATGAAGACCAAAATTCACCTCTGCTGTTTCATATGCTTTTGATGTTCATCATAAACCAATATGAGGCTTAGCCAAAATTCAAGAGTACTAATTTCACTATAATAAAGTGTGTGAGAATACAAACAACACAACTTGTAAGTCAAAcacaattttgtgtattatgagCTCTGAAAATAGATTGTTACTGAAAATCTAAATTGTGCCAGCAAAAATTGATCCATTGGCCTAACCTACTGGCCCTCTTCACGTTCGACCAATATCCTCTTGCATGCCTCGTAACACATGAAAGAAATTCCAGCAGCCGGGACTATTTTGACGCAGCTCGGTCCTAAACCCCTGTACAGTCCCGGGATCCCTTCGTGTTCAAGGACACTCACAAGGGCGTGAAGCATGTTTTGGTATTGTCGGCCATTAAGAGCCCCAGCTTGCATATGCTTCCGAGCCACCTCGAGAGGGAAAGTTGCACTACTAGAGATGGCACCCGCTGCAGACCCAATTAGGAGGGTTGCGATGTTTccgatttcttcttctttgaagatcTGCTTGTAAGCCTTCCTTAGCGTGTCATACGCAAAATAATTTGTCGCTGCATATGGAATCACTCCAATTAGACTCGGAGTCAGGCCTCTATATAGCTCCGCAGGCCCTTCCTCTTTGACAATTTTCACCAACGCATCCAGCAGATTCTTGTACACGCCCCTCTGTCAAAAACTTACAAGTCAATCCAATAGCCAATAGGCAAAAACAAGGGCACACGAGAAATTAATTTGTGCAGCATACCTGAATAGTCAGCCGAGTTTTCAGAAGCTCGAGTGGGTAAGTACATAGAGTCGAACTGATTCCAGCAACGGCACCTGAAATCAGAGAAGCGGGTATAGGTAATTTGGGCTCTTCGCCGGGTTTAGGCGTCAACTCTTTTTTGACCGTGTCATAAGCAAACAACTGCAAGCATCAGAAAGCGCACGCGTTAAGCCAGAGGTGAGATAAATTACACACTATCTgatcaagaaaaagaaaattagtcTGCACAGGCTTAGCTCATTGGTTTAGTAGGCAGTATTtgggagaaaagaaaaagaaaattagttACTAAGCATATTTATTGCAGCCGTTTATCATTAAATAAAACAGCCACACAGGGAGAGGGGTTTCTTATGCTACGCCTTGAGAGTTTATATGCATCATAGGCAGTGTGTGCATGTATGGtgggttgggggggggggggggggggggcattaANNNNNNNNNNNNNNNNNNNNNNNNNNNNNNNNNNNNNNNNNNNNNNNNNNNNNNNNNNNNNNNNNNNNNNNNNNNNNNNNNNNNNNNNNNNNNNNNNNNNNNNNNNNNNNNNNNNNNNNNNNNNNNNNNNNNNNNNNNNNNNNNNNNNNNNNNNNNNNNNNNNNNNNNNNNNNNNNNNNNNNNNNNNNNNNNNNNNNNNNNNNNNNNNNNNNNNNNNNNNNNNNNNNNNNNNNNNNNNNNNNNNNNNNNNNNNNNNNNNNNNNNNNNNNNNNNNNNNNNNNNNNNNNNNNNNNNNNNNNNNNNNNNNNNNNNNNNNNNNNNNNNNNNNNNNNNNNNNNNNNNNNNNNNNNNNNNNNNNNNNNNNNNNNNNNNNNNNNNNNNNNNNNNNNNNNNNNNNNNNNNNNNNNNNNNNNNNNNNNNNNNNNNNNNNNNNNNNNNNNNNNNNNNNNNNNNNNNNNNNNNNNNNNNNNNNNNNNNNNNNNNNNNNNNNNNNNNNNNNNNNNNNNNNNNNNNNNNNNNNNNNNNNNNNNNNNNNNNNNNNNNNNNNNNNNNNNNNNNNNNNNNNNNNNNNNNNNNNNNNNNNNNNNNNNNNNNNNNNNNNNNNNNNNNNNNNNNNNNNNNNNNNNNNNNNNNNNNNNNNNNNNNNNNNNNNNNNNNNNNNNNNNNNNNNNNNNNNNNNNNNNNNNNNNNNNNNNNNNNNNNNNNNNNNNNNNNNNNNNNNNNNNNNNNNNNNNNNNNNNNNNNNNNNNNNNNNNNNNNNNNNNNNNNNNNNNNNNNNNNNNNNNNNNNNNNNNNNNNNNNNNNNNNNNNNNNNNNNtggggggggggggcggggGACGC of Ipomoea triloba cultivar NCNSP0323 chromosome 3, ASM357664v1 contains these proteins:
- the LOC116013316 gene encoding uncharacterized protein At2g34160-like; protein product: MEEITEGVNNINISGGGGSGDLQKKNRIQVSNTKKPLFFYVNLAKRYMQQHNEVELSALGMAIATVVSVAEILKNNGLAVEKKIMTSTVDVKDDSRGRPISKAKIEIVLGKTDKFDEIMATAAEDHGNGQEEN
- the LOC116013315 gene encoding adenine nucleotide transporter BT1, chloroplastic/mitochondrial-like, yielding MDRRRLQGAGNNEEVPFLNSGIGFLWCPQDEGYHPGGLFASVGQMGMGYGISPNPPNSTNTGLNLSPTNLFGPYKLPEMGFKESGLPELVSGEVLEVEEEGVVKKKKKKIGLKLKIKVGNPSLRRLISGAIAGAISRTAVAPLETIRTHLMVGNYGHSTTEVFQNIMQNEGWKGLFRGNLVNVIRVAPSKAIELFAYDTVKKELTPKPGEEPKLPIPASLISGAVAGISSTLCTYPLELLKTRLTIQRGVYKNLLDALVKIVKEEGPAELYRGLTPSLIGVIPYAATNYFAYDTLRKAYKQIFKEEEIGNIATLLIGSAAGAISSSATFPLEVARKHMQAGALNGRQYQNMLHALVSVLEHEGIPGLYRGLGPSCVKIVPAAGISFMCYEACKRILVEREEGQ